gatcgcgcgcgccacaatcccggggcaattcaggtacaatcggcgcaaatcggaaatattcgggtaacacgtcgggaaaacgcgaatcgggcccttagtaaatgaccccctgtgtgtccaaCCATTGCACGTATTTCCGGTGAATAAAGAGGGCACCCGATTCACTGGATGACACCGGAGCGCTGCTGCTTTTTCCTCAATTGTGTCTTTGACCCATGCAACTGGATCTTTCTGCTACGGGCATCAACCACAATGTAAGCAGGCCCAGATTGGGTAAATTAGGATTCTACCTCCATTTATGGGGCGTAGATCTATTATTCGCCATGACCAACCTTTCAACTACAACCCTTGACAATGACTGAAACAAACCAACATGGCCGATCAACTTTTTATATGTACCTCCATTTCATTGGCATCTATCACTCTCTTTCATGAAAGAAGGTGCCGACGTTACAACAAAAAGTTATCTAAATATACGTAAAAATTGTCTTAATTTGCCATGAGGTTGAAAATGTGTAGCGTGTGGCTTCAACCATTGGGTTTTTTGGTCCCTATATTGACTTGCTGACTAAACCGTCATTTTATTCCGTATATTTGCTGGTGCTACTTtgcttaaaggggctttctagGTTATATACTACTTATGGATGACCTTTCTATGGACAAGGTTATCGAAATCGAATTGGTGGGTGGTCAGATACATGGAATCCCCAATGATCAGCTAGAATAGGCTTCCTAGGAAACAAATCATGGCAGGAAGAGCaggaagcaggggcgtaacttgagggggtgcagagggtgtggtcacaACCGGGctcaagaggctttgggggcccataagctcTCACTTtcctatataagaagattagtactatgaaccatacattatactcggggccctggcacaaactttgcactggggcccatcagcttcaagttacacgaCTGGCAGGAAGCTTAAAAAAGATTAGATACTAGAATTGTTTAACTCCACACCCCTTCTCCTTAGGCCCTTCCCTAGCCTTTGTTGGTGGAATTTGATAGccatatgtcttttttcaacaatATCAACTAACTACATAATTATGATATTGGCTGTCTCCAGAACCGGTAGCGCCACACAGACTAAAGCCATAAGAACATATCCACTCTCTACCTAGTGGCCAAATAgtgttactgcagctcagtccAACTGAATTTAGTCCTTATTCATTCTCTTTGTTGTTTCCAATGTTGGAAACAATTGATAGGTCGCAGTCCTGAGCATCCAACCCCCACCACCCTGGTTTTGAAATGACAAATATGagctggacagcccctttaataccAATGTTTGTGTTCATAATTGACCTCTTTCCATAACCTTGTAGTATATAAGTATCCTAAATCCTATATGCATTCTGAAGATATTAAATGACACTAATAGCCCAGGGACAACACCCCAGACTCTGCACGCAAAAGTCTCCACGATGCCTAGCAACTAGATATCAACAAATACAACATAGCAGAAGGACCGTAAATCAAAGCTTTCATCACCAACATCTCATCCTCAGCGCAAAAGATATTATGATATTCCGGCCTCATCCTCGTTTTTCCACTTTCAGGTATCATTTATGGTAAGAATTGTGCCCAGTCCTGACTGGTTTGTGGGAATCGATAGCCTAAACCTCTGCGATGGGAAGAATTGGAAGAAGAGCGTATCGATAGATCTCCACCCTTACGATGCGGGCACTGATAGTGGATTCACATTCTCTTCACCTAATTTCGCCACCATGCCCCAGGGGACTGTGACCGAGGTATGAAGAATAACTTCACATCAAGTTTTTAATGCTTATATAACAAAAAATGTGACTATCCATAGGAGAATATTACAGTTTTTAACAAAAGCTACTAGTAACTACTGAGTTTTTTAGATTATAAGACACACCTTACTGTAAGATGTACGTCATCCAAAAGAGGAAAAATATGTTGGTtgcacacaagcacagcactgctacatgcactCACTAACACATGCATCAAcactacatccattcacacacatgcATCAACACTACATCCattcatacatatacaaacagttcTGAAACAACCTTTCATTCACACACGCATCACTGTtatatccattcactcacacatctctgctacataTATTCACTCAAACACAGCTCCGCCCCATCTATTCATTCACACACAGATCTACTTCAACCATtcactctcacacacagctctgctactttcATGTACTCACATGCACAGATCTGCTACTTTCAtgtactcacacacagctctgctaaatcCATTTACCCTCACACACAACTCTTGTTATATTCAGGGACTCAGGTcagctacatacattcactcacttGGACACACTCAGCACTACTATATCAGTTCCCtctcacagacacacacacacacaacgctCTTCTTCACCCCAGTCTCAGATGAAACTTCTTCTCTGGCCCAATACCTTGCAAAGACCTTGCAGTGATGCAaggagcatgtgatcagtcacatgcttctgacatcctGCAGTAATAACCATGTCAGTACGGCCGGGAGAGCGAGAGAGCAGTAGAGAGGCTCTGTTCTCTCAGAAATGTGGTGAAGTGCTTTGTCAGCACTTCCCTCAatctccaggacagtggtcaggagggtctggcagtgctggatcctcctgacgtTAGAAGGACaataagatttttttcttgctaaaaagtgcatcttatgatcaaaaatacagtacaggcagtccccgggttacgtacaagatagggtccggaggtttgtacttaagttgaatttgtatgcaagtcgaaactgtatattttataattgtagatccagaccaaaaaaattttggccccagtgacaattggagtttaaacattttttgctgcaatgggacctaggattatcaataaaacctcattacagacactttacagctgatcattgcagtctgggactatagtaatgcattcagaaagcttccccaggagtcagaggggtctgtctgtaactatgggttgtctgtaagtcgggtgtccttaagtaggggaccgcctgtactttcctGTGTAGACTGAACAGAATGAGCAGAGCCATCTCATTTTTCAGACACTTTGCCTTGTTAATTACACTATGCATACAAATTTGTCTCTGTATACCGCCCCTGTTATTCTCCTggtaatgggggagggggatgtataacaATACAGCTCTCCCAACATCATAATATTTTAAGGGGGTGCTCAAAAATTTACTTTAACTTCCTAAAGTGAAATGACATCTGTAGTAATATTTTTTCTTCTGTGACAGATTACATCTTCTTCGCCAAGTCACCCGGCAAACTCGTTCTTTTATCCCCGTCTAAAGAACCTGCCGCCAATCGCAAGAGCGACACTAACAAAACTCAAAGGCAAGATCACATCATTCCTTGACATAGCATCAAATGTGACCACCACAGGGAACGAGATCGATGAGAACGTCTCCGGTAAGCCGCCGCTTTcatggcaaaatattttgagcTTTTGCTTATGAAATTAGGTTTACGGTGAAAAATTGTGTGTCTTTACACGGACGTGGGGATTTCGACCAAGTCTGCTTAGGGTCTGGGCCTCAGTACGacataaaaactaaataaattgaCTGCATGATGTGAATAAACCCTTAGATTTGACTTTGACAACCTCTTGGCCACATCCCTTGACCTTCCATTGTCCAACTCATCTTCATCCATGTTGGCCATAGTGATGAAGCCTTGTcatagtaaaaataatttttacaaaaatattttatttgcatcTTTTTCAACTGAAATGTAACGCATGATACTATATATCTCCCACACTTCTAGTGCCCTCTTGAGGCCAAATAGAGGAATTTTTTAAAGTCTAATCCTTGAAATCCTTACATATCCCAAATTGCTGTACACATCAAACCAACTCATATCAGGTCCTGTTTGAACCCATTCTAGTCTCCCACACACTCACGATGAGATATCTCCGAGGAGGAAAATTAGAGAATATTcctaaccaaaaataaaataggcCTTATATTAGTAAATCAGAGAATGTTCATACAGCCAAAGTTTGGTCACTAAGTATTAATTACTCCTGAGATAGTTGTTGTTGTTGTATTCGGCTTTGGCGACCATTTTGAATTGATGACCACAGGAAGTGCGGCCATCTTGATTAGTGGTGAGTTAATGAGTGATTTTTTTGGGGTTAGGTTTCATAAACGTGGTGCATGGTGACAAAACTCTTGTGACCTGCATATCTAATTCAGTGACATGGTGCATCCACAGGTAGCTTTCTTTAAGCAGGTTGCCTTTCTACCCCCATAAATTGTCGGCCAATTGAACGATTTGAGTCTGACTTCTGAAACTTCCGAAAACCAATTGTATATCTCTAAGCAACATATTGCCATTCTACAAATTCGCTTTGTAGGGGCAAAGAGTAAACTACATAATGTTGAAAATAATAGACAACAAGGTCCTCCAGAGTAGAAGACATGGAGGACACTCTTTGTTTGaggtcttctcttctgtcttttgGAGGTCTCATTTCCGAGCCCCTTTTAGGATTTGATACCAGAAGCAACCACTTTAACTTTGTTTTCATGTATTGTTTCCCTTCTTCATCTGTATTGGGTAAGAGTTATACTTTATTTCCCTCTTCTTTCAGAAACACCTCTGGATTGTGAGGTCTCCTTGTGGTCCCCCTGGGGTCTCTGTAAAGGCAGCTGTGGATCCAAAGGAGTAAAAAGTCGGACCCGCTACATCCGCATGAAAGCAGCCAACAATGGGACAGCGTGTCCATCCCTCATCGAAGACAAAGAATGTGAACCTGAGAACTGTGTATAGGACAGAATGACTGGGCAATAACTTATTTTAGGAATTACATCGATACCTTAGTTGTAAATGATATCTCAGTCTATACAGATGTATTatgtgctggttatatactgtctATAACCAGAGCCATGAAATGAAACTTCTGGGTCAAAATGAAAAATCTGTAGTAGGGCCCCGCCTACCATGTACCACCAGGACACAGGGTGGCTACTACCTCTGCACCCTCTGTAGCTAAACCCCAGACTTTATACTACAGATGACTAAAGCTAAGAAGTAGTAGATTCTCATTCATATCCTTGtcctagggggcagtgttatggtgcTGAGTTATCCACCCAGAGAAGTGGGTGTTTGCAGGCAGATTGGGCGGTCTTGGAGGTGGGGCTTAAAAACTTTTgacttttatccacaggaagtcgGTAAGTGGAAATAACAGTCGGTCCCTTATCACTTCCATTTCTCAACTACCTTAAGAAGTTTTTATACAGTACAAGCTCCGGCAGGGGGCAAGTAAGAGTGAGACAAGAAAGGCTCCACCCACGGGAAGGGATACtctgtgctgcactttatgtcaTAATCTGGCACAACAAATATAAATGCTAATTATTTCTATCCTGatgtacaattaaaaaatattcctgtgcTACAGATCTTTACATTATTAGCGAATGGAGttgccctttaagaaaaaaaaaattagaacccCAAAATCCAAACTTGTGTTATTATTAAATACGGTTCATATATTACTCtcagaaaaatctaaaaaataggGTTCATATATTACActtagaaaaatctaaaaaattaccactctttgttcttaaagggatatcCCGGTAATCTAcataaagtagattttagaaccTAGATTTCCGGTAACTAAAATTCTCTGCTAATTTCTAGATTTCTAGACAGCTGTTTCAGTTTGGTTTGCTGGTTGTGTATAGCACCCTCTAGTGGCAGGGCACAGGACTGCTGGGAAGTTGGTATCattgtctttatttatatatactgtatgctgtatatagaagCTTGAATATCAGAAACACTTGTTGACATTATGATGAAATTAAAGACCTATTTTAATTTACAATGGATCTCGAATCCTTATTTTCTTATGATTTTGCAAAATTGTAAAGTATTGCAAAACAAGGTGACGGTGGCAGAAGAGGGACGCTGCTGCCCCTAGTGGTGAGTAGACTGATAAACTAAACAGGGGTCATTCATAGAAAGTGCATGAACGTCT
The DNA window shown above is from Engystomops pustulosus chromosome 1, aEngPut4.maternal, whole genome shotgun sequence and carries:
- the SPON2 gene encoding spondin-2, whose amino-acid sequence is MNPSYNVVLTLLSIVGYSSCLPLNEDPICTAEEIAKYSIVFTGRWSQTSFPKQYPLYRPPAQWSSLLGVSHSSDYHMWKKSDHASNGVRDFAEKGEAWALMKEIEAAGQKIQSVHGIFSAPSISSGTGQSSTELETHSRHPYVSFMVRIVPSPDWFVGIDSLNLCDGKNWKKSVSIDLHPYDAGTDSGFTFSSPNFATMPQGTVTEITSSSPSHPANSFFYPRLKNLPPIARATLTKLKGKITSFLDIASNVTTTGNEIDENVSETPLDCEVSLWSPWGLCKGSCGSKGVKSRTRYIRMKAANNGTACPSLIEDKECEPENCV